Part of the Chitinivibrionia bacterium genome, CTCCTCCAATAAGCAATATTAAAATATCAATGAAATAAATATAATAAAAAATCAAGTGTTTTGTCAAGCTTTTTGATTGAAAATTAAAAACTCAACCGTAATAGTTGTTCCTTTTCCCTCAACGCTTGATAAACTTATCGTTCCTTTGTGGATTTGAACGGCGTGTTTTGTTATTGCGAGACCAAGTCCCGTGCTGTTTTGTCTTTGGCTTCTGGCGCTGTCCACTCTGAAAAAACGCTCGAAAATTCTGTGTTGCATCGAAAGCGGAATGCCTATTCCTGTGTCGGATACGGATAAAATTGCGCGCTCGTTTGTTGCGTCTATTTTTACGCTGATTTTTCCGCCGTCGCAATTGTATTTTACTGCGTTTACTAATAAATTCTGCAAAATTACGTCTAAAAGTCGCGGTATTGCGTTTATTTCTGTGGTTTCGCCTGTAAGTTCGCAAGTTATTTCTCGCTCTGTTGCTTTTTCGCTTATTTGATTGATGGCGTTTTGTGCAAATTCGTATAAGTTTACTTTTTCAAAGGAAAAAGCGCTGTTTTCGTCGAGATTTGACAGTTGAATAATGTCGTTTATAAGGTTGAGCAAATGCTGTGCTTCCGTGTAAATTTTACCCGAAAAATCTTTAATGTCCTCGGGTTTGGCAATTCCCTTTGTTATAATTTCGGAGTAGCCCGAAATTACTGCAAGCGGCGTTTTCAGTTCGTGGGAAACGTTTGCGGAAAATTCGCGGCGCAGTTTTTCGCGGTCGGCTTGCTCGCTTATGTCCATAAGCAAAATGGCAATTCCTTGTTTTTCTCCCGCTTTGTTGATTATAAGCCCTGCAAACATTCTTATGGTTTTGCCTTGAATTTCTATAATTGTCTCCATTTTTTTTACGTCGTCTGCGAATTTTATGCCTTGGCGAAATTCTTCTTCTCTGCACAAAACCAAAACGTGTTTGCCTGTAAGATTTTGGATTTCTTCTTCTGCGTTGTCGCTTTCGCGCTTGCTGTTTTCGCCGTCCAAAATGTTAAGAGCTGTCTTATTACACGACAAAATTCGATAATCGACGTCTAAAATAATCAAGCCTTCGTGCATATTTGCCGTTATGGTTTCAAAGTGTTTTTTGCGTTTTTTCAGCTTCTTGATTTGGGCTGAGGTCTCGGAGTTTTGCCTTTGTGATTTTACTAAAATCGGCGCCAACTCGTCGTAAACATCGCAATCTTGCGGGCATTCCAAATCGATTTTTTCTATGTCTCGCGTGATTTTTGAGATGACAAATTTTGTCGCAGTTGATATGGCAAAGAAGTAAAATCCGACTAATGCTGCGCCTATAATAACTATGAAAATATTTGCGAGATTATCACCATAATGAATAAAAGCTAAAGTTATCGCAATCAAGACTGCGCTTAGAATTAAATTTGTCCAAAAAATCAGGAATTTCATTCGGGGCTCCCTATTTTGTAGCCGACCCCGCGAACGGTTTGTACGTGTTTTCCGCCGTCGCCTAATTTTTTTCTTAAGCTCATTATGTGCGCGTCCACCGTGCGCGTTTCCATAGCGTAATCGTAGCCCCAAACTTCTGTTAGAATGTTTTCGCGGCTGTGAACAATATTTACGGAACGAAGCAAAAATACCAGCGTATCAAACTCTTTTATTGTAAGAACGACTTCCTGTCCGTTAACCAAAACCAAGTGTTTGGGAATATCGACCGATATGTTTTCAAATGAAATAAAGTTATGTTTGTCGGACGATTTTTGCGTTCTTTTAATAAGGCGCTTTACTCTTGAAATCAGCTCCATTATTCCGAAAGGTTTTGTAATATAGTCGTCAGCGCCACTGTCGAGCCCCATTACTTTGTCGTATTCCGTGCCTTTGGCGGTGAGCATAATT contains:
- a CDS encoding response regulator transcription factor, translated to MVYIVEDDRAIRELIIYSLKNSGIECQGFIDGNDFFAVMGVNKPDLVILDIMLPCDDGLSILKKIRGAKTTADLPVIMLTAKGTEYDKVMGLDSGADDYITKPFGIMELISRVKRLIKRTQKSSDKHNFISFENISVDIPKHLVLVNGQEVVLTIKEFDTLVFLLRSVNIVHSRENILTEVWGYDYAMETRTVDAHIMSLRKKLGDGGKHVQTVRGVGYKIGSPE
- a CDS encoding cell wall metabolism sensor histidine kinase WalK, translating into MKFLIFWTNLILSAVLIAITLAFIHYGDNLANIFIVIIGAALVGFYFFAISTATKFVISKITRDIEKIDLECPQDCDVYDELAPILVKSQRQNSETSAQIKKLKKRKKHFETITANMHEGLIILDVDYRILSCNKTALNILDGENSKRESDNAEEEIQNLTGKHVLVLCREEEFRQGIKFADDVKKMETIIEIQGKTIRMFAGLIINKAGEKQGIAILLMDISEQADREKLRREFSANVSHELKTPLAVISGYSEIITKGIAKPEDIKDFSGKIYTEAQHLLNLINDIIQLSNLDENSAFSFEKVNLYEFAQNAINQISEKATEREITCELTGETTEINAIPRLLDVILQNLLVNAVKYNCDGGKISVKIDATNERAILSVSDTGIGIPLSMQHRIFERFFRVDSARSQRQNSTGLGLAITKHAVQIHKGTISLSSVEGKGTTITVEFLIFNQKA